In the genome of Populus alba chromosome 11, ASM523922v2, whole genome shotgun sequence, one region contains:
- the LOC118035043 gene encoding protein IQ-DOMAIN 10 isoform X2, with product MGSGYWLKSIISLRKAKRDRSKKVKVHSAIEKANESKERPPTNGESSSFAHGDLQSNHAVPGLSDEHIAAVRIQKAFRACKARKAVHRLKGAVRFNVPIHGQDTQKQASSTLSHIHSWSNIQTQIRARRHHMVTEGRIKQKKLENQLKLDAKLQELEVEWCGGSDTMEEILSRIQQREEAAVKRERAMAYAFSHQWRANPTRYLGQAYYILGKENWGWSWKERWVAARPWEVRVHGEPNDLKKVHSRQGSKTEIKIPVLATKPALSNGKVNAKAKKLSSPAVDYQATQDASCTAGSSHLVIQS from the exons ATGGGTTCAGGATACTGGTTAAAGTCGATTATAAGCCTGAGAAAAGCGAAGAGAGATAGATCGAAGAAAGTAAAG GTACATTCAGCTATTGAAAAAGCAAATGAGTCAAAGGAGAGACCACCTACAAATGGAGAATCGAGTAGTTTCGCCCATGGTGATTTGCAGAGCAATCACGCTGTTCCTGGATTGTCTGATGAACATATAGCTGCCGTCAGGATTCAAAAGGCTTTCCGGGCATGCAAG GCAAGAAAGGCAGTGCATCGTCTTAAGGGAGCTGTGAGATTTAATGTACCAATCCATGGTCAAGATACTCAAAAGCAAGCATCAAGCACGTTGAGCCATATACATTCATGGAGCAATATACAGACCCAGATAAGAGCTCGCCGACACCATATGGTAACAGAAGGCCGTATTAAGCAAAAGAAATTGGAAAACCAGTTGAAACTTGACGCCAAACTTCAAGAGTTAGAG GTGGAGTGGTGCGGTGGCTCCGATACCATGGAGGAGATTCTTTCCAGGATCCAACAAAGAGAAGAAGCAGCAGTGAAGCGCGAACGAGCCATGGCATATGCCTTCTCTCACCAG TGGAGGGCCAATCCCACACGATATCTAGGCCAGGCCTACTACATTCTTGGCAAAGAAAACTGGGGTTGGAGCTGGAAGGAGCGCTGGGTTGCTGCGCGGCCATGGGAGGTTCGAGTTCATGGTGAGCCTAATGACCTCAAGAAAGTTCATTCCAGACAAGGGAGCAAAACGGAGATTAAAATACCAGTACTGGCAACCAAACCTGCTCTGTCAAACGGGAAGGTGAATGCTAAAGCTAAAAAGCTGTCCAGCCCAGCCGTGGATTATCAAGCTACCCAGGATGCCAGTTGTACTGCCGGCTCATCTCATTTGGTGATTCAAAGTTGA
- the LOC118035043 gene encoding protein IQ-DOMAIN 10 isoform X1 — MGCFFSGYWLKSIISLRKAKRDRSKKVKVHSAIEKANESKERPPTNGESSSFAHGDLQSNHAVPGLSDEHIAAVRIQKAFRACKARKAVHRLKGAVRFNVPIHGQDTQKQASSTLSHIHSWSNIQTQIRARRHHMVTEGRIKQKKLENQLKLDAKLQELEVEWCGGSDTMEEILSRIQQREEAAVKRERAMAYAFSHQWRANPTRYLGQAYYILGKENWGWSWKERWVAARPWEVRVHGEPNDLKKVHSRQGSKTEIKIPVLATKPALSNGKVNAKAKKLSSPAVDYQATQDASCTAGSSHLVIQS, encoded by the exons ATGGGCTGTTTCTTCTCTG GATACTGGTTAAAGTCGATTATAAGCCTGAGAAAAGCGAAGAGAGATAGATCGAAGAAAGTAAAG GTACATTCAGCTATTGAAAAAGCAAATGAGTCAAAGGAGAGACCACCTACAAATGGAGAATCGAGTAGTTTCGCCCATGGTGATTTGCAGAGCAATCACGCTGTTCCTGGATTGTCTGATGAACATATAGCTGCCGTCAGGATTCAAAAGGCTTTCCGGGCATGCAAG GCAAGAAAGGCAGTGCATCGTCTTAAGGGAGCTGTGAGATTTAATGTACCAATCCATGGTCAAGATACTCAAAAGCAAGCATCAAGCACGTTGAGCCATATACATTCATGGAGCAATATACAGACCCAGATAAGAGCTCGCCGACACCATATGGTAACAGAAGGCCGTATTAAGCAAAAGAAATTGGAAAACCAGTTGAAACTTGACGCCAAACTTCAAGAGTTAGAG GTGGAGTGGTGCGGTGGCTCCGATACCATGGAGGAGATTCTTTCCAGGATCCAACAAAGAGAAGAAGCAGCAGTGAAGCGCGAACGAGCCATGGCATATGCCTTCTCTCACCAG TGGAGGGCCAATCCCACACGATATCTAGGCCAGGCCTACTACATTCTTGGCAAAGAAAACTGGGGTTGGAGCTGGAAGGAGCGCTGGGTTGCTGCGCGGCCATGGGAGGTTCGAGTTCATGGTGAGCCTAATGACCTCAAGAAAGTTCATTCCAGACAAGGGAGCAAAACGGAGATTAAAATACCAGTACTGGCAACCAAACCTGCTCTGTCAAACGGGAAGGTGAATGCTAAAGCTAAAAAGCTGTCCAGCCCAGCCGTGGATTATCAAGCTACCCAGGATGCCAGTTGTACTGCCGGCTCATCTCATTTGGTGATTCAAAGTTGA
- the LOC118035041 gene encoding transcription factor TCP4 gives MGESHHQAATSSRLGISNTVGEIVEVQGGLIVRPTGRKDRHSKVCTAKGPRDRRVRLSAHTAIQFYDVQDRLGYDRPSKAVDWLIKKAKTSIDELAELPSWDPTTAGFTPKTSKTATRSTKQQNISDEKEYGLSVENVATSKTAAIAEVQNTQQQMAENPNSSSGFLPPSLESDVIADTIKTFFPMGASTETSSPTIQFQNYPPDLMSRTSSQSQDLRLSLLSFQGPILLQHQAHHHGHQAQSEHQVFSGTTAHHLGFDCSSGGWSEQHHPQEITRFQRNFLAWNAADAGSGGGGSAGLIFNAPLPPPQTMPPSPLVQPFFGQNQFFSQRGTLQSSNSPSFRAWIDPAITPDHHLQQQQQQTAISGIGFTASDGGFYGFRVPTRIQGEEEERDGIHNKPSSASSDSRS, from the coding sequence ATGGGAGAGAGCCACCACCAAGCGGCAACATCGTCTAGATTGGGGATAAGCAACACGGTGGGAGAGATTGTGGAGGTCCAAGGAGGCCTCATTGTCCGGCCTACAGGAAGAAAAGACCGCCACAGCAAGGTCTGTACGGCCAAAGGCCCCAGAGACCGCCGCGTCCGGCTCTCAGCCCACACTGCTATCCAGTTCTACGATGTGCAGGACCGCCTCGGCTACGATCGTCCCAGCAAAGCTGTCGATTGGCTCATCAAGAAAGCCAAGACCTCCATAGACGAGCTCGCAGAACTACCCTCATGGGATCCAACCACAGCGGGCTTCACCCCCAAAACTAGTAAAACTGCTACTAGAAGCACCAAACAACAAAACATAAGCGATGAGAAGGAGTATGGGCTTTCCGTAGAAAATGTCGCTACTTCAAAAACAGCAGCAATTGCTGAAGTTCAAAATACGCAACAGCAAATGGCAGAAAACCCCAACAGTAGTTCGGGTTTTCTGCCACCATCTTTAGAATCAGATGTCATCGCTGACACAATCAAAACTTTCTTTCCAATGGGTGCATCTACGGAGACATCGTCTCCTACTATACAGTTTCAGAACTATCCACCAGATTTGATGTCAAGAACCAGCAGCCAGAGCCAAGATCTGAGGCTTTCCCTCCTATCATTTCAAGGACCAATTCTTTTGCAACACCAAGCACACCATCATGGTCATCAAGCTCAAAGTGAACATCAAGTGTTCTCTGGAACCACTGCCCATCATCTTGGCTTTGATTGCTCTTCTGGTGGGTGGTCTGAGCAGCACCACCCACAAGAAATTACCCGGTTCCAAAGAAATTTTTTGGCTTGGAATGCAGCAGATGCTGGTAGTGGCGGTGGAGGAAGTGCAGGACTCATCTTCAATGCACCGCTACCACCACCACAGACGATGCCGCCATCGCCACTTGTACAGCCGTTTTTCGGCCAAAACCAGTTTTTTTCACAGAGGGGAACCCTTCAGTCCAGTAACTCGCCTTCGTTTCGTGCTTGGATAGACCCGGCAATCACTCCTGATCATCAtcttcagcagcagcagcagcaaactGCAATATCAGGCATTGGATTCACTGCCTCAGATGGTGGGTTTTATGGGTTTCGAGTTCCAACACGAATTCAAGGCGAAGAAGAGGAGCGCGATGGCATTCACAACAAGCCGTCCTCTGCTTCCTCTGATTCTCGCAGTTGA